The nucleotide window TATAAATATCGCTATATGTTTGATATGTATCCGTTAAATTATGCAAAATCATCAAATAATGATGAGCTTAATGATCAATTATTGGCTTTCTTGCAGATAAATGCGGATCAGACTAAGCAGCCGGAGTCGGAAGAGTCAGCCGTCGAGCCTCGAACCAAAGATTATCCCGAGATCGCGCCAGTTCCAGAAGGCAAACAAACCATTAGCAAAGGGAAAATTCTGGTAATGATAGATCCAGGGCATGGTGGTGAAGATCCGGGAGCAATTGGACCACAAGGGACTAAGGAAAAACATATTGTTCTTGATATTGGTAAAAAACTAAGAGATTTGATTAATTCCAGTGATAATATGCGTGCTCAGCTAACCAGAACGCAAGATATTTTTATACCGCTTGGTACTAGGGTTGCGATTGCCAGAAAAGCCAAAGCCGACATATTTGTTTCAATCCATGCTGATGCTTTTACTTCTCCGCAAGCCAGAGGTTCTTCGGTATTTGTGTTATCCGAACATGGTGCTAGTAGTGCTTTTGCCAAATATATGGCGGTTAGCCAGAATAATGCTGATTTGATCGGTGGGATGTCATTTAAAACTAAAGACAGTGTTGTTAATCGGATTTTACTAGATATGACACAAAGTTATACTATGCGTAAAAGTAGTAAGCTTGGTCAGATTATTTTATCAGAACTGAAAGACATAAATAAACTTCATAGTCAAAGTATTGAGCGTGCAGGTTTTGCGGTTCTAAAAGCACCGGATATTCCATCCATACTTGTTGAGTCAGCTTTTGTTTCTAATCCAACTGAAGAAAACCTATTAAGAACCGAAGAGTTCCGTCAGAAAGTAGCTAAACAGGTATTTGATGGTTTACAAGCCTATGCAAAACAAAACTATAAATTAGCCTGATAATGACTAGAATTATCATCTTTAATAAACCTTATGGAGTAATCAGCCAGTTTTCTCCCAATCCACCACACCAGACGCTCAAAGACTATATTCCTATCCCCGGGGTATATCCGGCAGGCAGGCTTGATACTGATAGTGAAGGTTTGATGATGTTAACCGATAACGGACAATTACAGGCAAAGATAGCCGAACCAAAACATGGTAAAACAAAGACCTATTGGGTTCAGGTCGAAGGGGTTCCTACTGATAAGCAATTGTTAGCTCTTGAATCGGGTGTTGATTTGGGTGACTTTATAACAGCCAAAGCATTAGTTAAAGTAATAGAAGAATCAGCTGATTTATGGTCGCGAAATCCACCAATTCGCGAGCGAAAAACCATTCCTACTAGTTGGCTAGAATTGTCAATCACTGAAGGTAAAAATCGCCAAGTTCGACGAATGACAGCCAAAGTTGGTTTGCCAACATTAAGATTAATTCGTTCAGCTATTGGCGGTATCAGATTGGATGGTTTACTGCCCGGCAATTATTATGAGCTGGCGTATCCAGATTTTATAAAAAAATTTAATGGCTAGATAAGTTTCTGGGGAAATTGGTATTTATTGCTGTTAAACTATCATTATATAAATTAAGGGGGAATTATGAAATATACTGTAATTAAAGAGCGATTGATTCCTGCATCTAGTCAGCAAATATTAAATTATCTTACTGATTTTAATAACTGGAGTAGCTGGTCACCGTGGGCATGTCTTGATCCTGCTACTGTTGTAAATTGTCAAAATAATTATCTTGAGTGGGAAAGCAAATTTACTGGTGTTGGGAATATGAAGCTAATTAGTCATACTCAGAATCAAGTAAATATTGAATTAAACTTTCTCAAACCTTTCAAATCACAGGCTCAGGTAACGTTTAGACTTGATGAAATGTCCTCGAATGAGACAAAAGTCGCTTGGCAAATGGAAAGTAAATTACCATTATTTTTATGTTTCTTCAAAAAAATATTTCAGGTTATGATCGGACGTGATTTTGAGCGCGGGTTAACTAGACTTGAATATATGGTTAAATTTGGTAAAATTCCATCGCGGCTTGAATATTTTGATACACCTGATACAATTGCTGGGTTTAAGGTGGCAGGAATCAGTAGTTTTTCTCATATGTCTGGAATTGCTAATAGTATGCGGACTACTTTTGCAAGACTACATGAGTTAGTAAATGAGGCTAGTATTTTGCCAACTGGAATGGTTTGTTTTTGTGATAAATTCAAGATTAGTCAGGAAGTAATGTATTATACAGCTGCTGCTATTTATGATGGGAGCAAGGTTTCTTCTAATGGACTAAGCCGTAGAAATATCCCAGAGCATAAAGCAATAAAGGTAACCTTGTATGGTAGTTATGAGTTTTTGGGTGATGCTTGGGCTGGTATATATGCACATCTACGTGGATTAAAACTAAAAGTAGATAAGCGAGTAGCTCCATATGAGGTGTACATTAAGGGGCCACATAATGCCAACAACCCCGAAGAATATGTAACTGAAATTTATATGCCAGTCAAATAAATTTGGATGGTTTTATTTTAAGCCTTAGTAATGTTATTCTAAAATAATCAATGTTTGTAGTCGTGCTGAAGTTTTACAATTGGTCTAGTCAGCTTAAATATTTTGGCTGAAATATAAAATAATTAGCTATAGACATGCTAAAATAAAAGGTTGGATTGTCTAGATAAGGATTACTTAATGCCCACTTTAATCAAGCAAAATGACTTCATACAATCAGTAGCAGATAGTTTACAGTATATTTCCTATTACCACCCATTGGATTTTATTCAGGCGATGGCAAAAGCATATGAACATGAAGAGTCTCCTGCTGCTAAAGATGCGATTGCGCAGATATTGGTAAATTCACGCATGAGTGCCGAGGGTAAACGCCCGATTTGTCAAGATACCGGGATTGTTTGTGCCTTTATTAAAGTCGGAATGGATGTCCAGTTTACTGATGCCACAATGTCGATTCAACAGATGGTTGATGAAGGAGTTAAATTAGCTTATCTTTATCCAGATAATAAATTACGTGCTTCAGTTCTTGCTGATCCAGCTTTTGGACGGAAGAATACTCAAAATAATGGCCCGGCTGTAGTACATTTTGATATTGTTCCGGGTAATACGATCGAGGTTGAAATTGCGGCAAAAGGTGGTGGTTCAGAGAATAAATCAAAATTTGCAATGTTAAATCCCTCAGATTCAATCGTTGATTGGGTAATAAAAACTGTGCCGCAAATGGGCGCAGGCTGGTGTCCTCCGGGTATGCTTGGAATTGGGATTGGTGGCACTGCTGAAAAAGCTATGTTGTTAGCCAAGAAATCTTTGATGGATTCAATTGATATGGCTGATTTGATTGCCCGTGGTCCACAAAATAAAGTTGAGGAATTACGGATTGAACTTTATGAAAAGGTTAATGCATTAGGGATTGGGGCTCAGGGTCTAGGCGGATTAACAACGGTTTTGGATGTTAAAATTTTAGATTATCCTACGCATGCTGCAAGTAAACCAATTGCCATGATTCCAAATTGTGCAGCTACACGACATATTCATTTTACTCTTGATGGTAGTGGGCCTGCAATACTAACTCCGCCAAAACTTGAAGATTATCCATCGGTTACTTTAAGTAATAATAGTTCAAAAAGGATTAATATAGATAATATATCCAAAGAGGAATTAGCAAGTTGGAAAACCGGAGATACCATTTTATTATCCGGTAAAATATTAACTGGCCGTGATGCTGCCCACAAGCGGATTACTGAGATGCTTGATAAAGGTGAGCAATTGCCAGTTGATTTTAATGGACGGTTTATATATTATGTCGGGCCTGTTGATCCTGTACGTGATGAGGTAGTTGGTCCAGCTGGTCCGACAACATCTACTCGGATGGATAAATTTACTCGTCAGATGCTCGAGGCAACAGGTTTAATTGGGATGATAGGTAAATCGGAGCGCGGTCAGGTGGCGATTGATGCAATCAAAGATAACAAAGCAGTATATCTCATCGCTGTTGGTGGTGCTGCGTATCTAGTATCTAAAGCGATTAAATCGGCAAAAGTGGTTGCTTTTCCTGATTTGGGTATGGAGGCTGTCTATGAGTTTGAAGTTGAAGATATGCCTGTTACTGTTGCCGTTGATAGTACTGGAGACTCTGTTCATCAAAGTGCTCCAAAAATATGGGCACAAAAAATCGCTTTACGCGCATAAGTTATTTATTGATAATAATTTTTTAGGTAAAAAAATATGAGTTGGCTTAGTAAACTGTTACCTCCAAAGGTTCAGGTTGATTCTACCGAAAAGGCAAATGTTCCAGAGGGACTGTGGCATAAATGTGATAGTTGTAATGAGATTTTGTATTATACCGATTTAGAGCAAAATCTTGACGTTTGTCCAAAATGTGAGCATCATCATCCATTAAATGCTAGAAATAGAATAGCTATGCTACTTGATAGTGATGGACGCATTGAGATTGCTCGTGAAGTCTTGCCTGTTGATAGTTTGAAATTCAAAGATTCAAAAGCATACGAAGAACGACTGACAGCAGCACAAGCAAAAATAGGTGAAGATGATGCACTAGTTGTAATGCAGGGAACTATTAATAATGAACCTGCTGTTGTTGCTGCATTTGAGTTTCGCTTTATTGGGGGCTCAATGGGGTCAGTTGTCGGGGAACGTTTTGTTCGTGGGGTAAAAGCTGCTGCGGATAATAATTGTGCCTTTATCTGTGTGGCGGCATCTGGTGGTGCTAGGATGCAAGAAGGTGTTAACTCTCTGATGCAGATGGCAAAGACATCAGCTGCCCTACATCTGTTAACTCAAAAACAGTTACCTTTTATTTCCATCTTAACTGATCCTACAATGGGTGGTGTTTCCGCTAGTTTCGCTTTTCTTGGTGATGTGGTAATTGCAGAGCCTGGTGCCTTGATTGGTTTTGCTGGTCCACGCGTGATTGAACAGACGGTTAGAGAAAAACTACCAGAAGGTTTCCAAAGTGCTGAATTTCTTCTTGAAAAGGGAGCAATTGATATGGTTGTCCCGAGAAAGCAATTAAAATCGCAGATCGCAAAAATTATTCAGCTTTTTTTGAATAAAGGGATTAGTGCATAAATGATACTTGGAATTATTTGTGCGATGCAGGAAGAGCTGGATGAGATAACTAAAGAATTGGCACTTACTCCAGTTAATCGGATTGATCTTTGCAGTAATAGTTATTCTGTTTATACGTCTGGTAGTCATACCATTGTTTCTGGGGTTTGTGGAATTGGCAAGGTGAATGCGGCTGTTACTACACAGTTGATGATTGATAAGTTCACTCCTGATAAGATTATTAATGTTGGTGTTGCAGGTAGTTTAAGCCAGAATTTGGTATTTGGTGATGTGGTAATTGCTGAAGATCTCGTTCAACATGATTTTGATATAACTCCGTTTGGTGTTCGTCTTGGACAAATTGCGCGGATGGATACTTTTTCATTTCCAACCGATAGTAGTGTAAATAAACTTATATTAGATAATTTGGCATTACCTGAAAATAAGATTGTACTTGGACGTATTGTTAGTGGTGATCAGTTTATTGATGATAAAAGTAAAGCTGAATTTTTGGCAAAAGAATTTGACGCTGTAGCTTGTGAAATGGAAGGTGCAGCAATTGCACACGTTTGTTATCTGAATAAGTTGCCAGTTTGTGTTATTCGTTCACTCTCGGATATGGCAGGACAAGATGGTGAAGCTATTCATTCTTTTAATGATTTAAAATTTATGGCAGCAGCTAGGGCTGCCAAAGTGGTGGTTAATTTATTGGAGCATATATAATGATGAAAGTTGGTTTTGTCGGCTGGCGTGGGATGGTTGGTTCGGTATTAATGGATAGAATGCAGAAAGAAAATGATTTTGCTAAGATTGATGCAACATTTTTTTCTACCTCTGCTGCTGGTGGCTTAGCTCCTGATTATAAACAGACCCAGAAAACTTTAAAAGATGCTTATGCAATAGATGAATTAACAAGACTTGACTGTATTGTTACTACGCAAGGAAGCGACTATACTCATGACGTTTTGCCAAAATTAAGAGCGGCTGGCTGGAATGGTTACTGGATTGATGCGGCTTCTGCATTACGGATGAATAAAGATGCCTTGATTATTCTTGATCCAATTAATGGTGATAATATCAATAATGCTCTTGATAATGGGATAAAAAACTATATTGGCGGAAATTGTACCGTTAGTTTGATGCTTCTTGCCCTTGATGGTTTATTTAAAGCAGATTTGATTGAATGGATTTCATCAATGACCTATCAGGCAGCGTCTGGAGCAGGGGCTAATAATATTCGTGAGTTATTACTCCAAAGCGGCAAGCTTTATGATTCGGTTAGTGATATTATCAATGATAAATCTGCAACGATTTTAGATATAGCTTCGCGAGTCAATCAGATTATAAATTCAGCTGGTTTTCCTAAAGAGTATTTTGGCGCTCCATTAGCTGGAAGTGTTATTCCATGGATAGATTCAGCGATGGAAAACGGACAGACCAAGGAAGAATGGAAAGGTGCCGTTGAAACCAATAAAATTCTTGGACTTACACCAGATACAGTTAAAGTCGAAGGTTTATGCGTTCGCGTCGGGGTTTTACGTAGCCATTCACAGGCGCTTACGATTAAACTAAAACGTAAAGATCTTTCGGTTGAGCAAATTAGCGAGATGATTGCTTCGGCAAATCCATGGGTTAAAGTC belongs to Aquella oligotrophica and includes:
- a CDS encoding N-acetylmuramoyl-L-alanine amidase, whose protein sequence is MSETIDSKRRGLIKFGLFGGITLLVSKLASADESSVVTPNANKILQDSVNQIISVRIWPSDVYTRLTIEAEESIKAKYFSLENPNRFVIDIHNSHLNAVLKNLTSNHFDNDPIISGIKVGQNTPTTVRIVVYVRQPVSAQTQTIDPVSLGSVNYKYRYMFDMYPLNYAKSSNNDELNDQLLAFLQINADQTKQPESEESAVEPRTKDYPEIAPVPEGKQTISKGKILVMIDPGHGGEDPGAIGPQGTKEKHIVLDIGKKLRDLINSSDNMRAQLTRTQDIFIPLGTRVAIARKAKADIFVSIHADAFTSPQARGSSVFVLSEHGASSAFAKYMAVSQNNADLIGGMSFKTKDSVVNRILLDMTQSYTMRKSSKLGQIILSELKDINKLHSQSIERAGFAVLKAPDIPSILVESAFVSNPTEENLLRTEEFRQKVAKQVFDGLQAYAKQNYKLA
- a CDS encoding pseudouridine synthase produces the protein MTRIIIFNKPYGVISQFSPNPPHQTLKDYIPIPGVYPAGRLDTDSEGLMMLTDNGQLQAKIAEPKHGKTKTYWVQVEGVPTDKQLLALESGVDLGDFITAKALVKVIEESADLWSRNPPIRERKTIPTSWLELSITEGKNRQVRRMTAKVGLPTLRLIRSAIGGIRLDGLLPGNYYELAYPDFIKKFNG
- a CDS encoding SRPBCC family protein; protein product: MKYTVIKERLIPASSQQILNYLTDFNNWSSWSPWACLDPATVVNCQNNYLEWESKFTGVGNMKLISHTQNQVNIELNFLKPFKSQAQVTFRLDEMSSNETKVAWQMESKLPLFLCFFKKIFQVMIGRDFERGLTRLEYMVKFGKIPSRLEYFDTPDTIAGFKVAGISSFSHMSGIANSMRTTFARLHELVNEASILPTGMVCFCDKFKISQEVMYYTAAAIYDGSKVSSNGLSRRNIPEHKAIKVTLYGSYEFLGDAWAGIYAHLRGLKLKVDKRVAPYEVYIKGPHNANNPEEYVTEIYMPVK
- a CDS encoding fumarate hydratase; the encoded protein is MPTLIKQNDFIQSVADSLQYISYYHPLDFIQAMAKAYEHEESPAAKDAIAQILVNSRMSAEGKRPICQDTGIVCAFIKVGMDVQFTDATMSIQQMVDEGVKLAYLYPDNKLRASVLADPAFGRKNTQNNGPAVVHFDIVPGNTIEVEIAAKGGGSENKSKFAMLNPSDSIVDWVIKTVPQMGAGWCPPGMLGIGIGGTAEKAMLLAKKSLMDSIDMADLIARGPQNKVEELRIELYEKVNALGIGAQGLGGLTTVLDVKILDYPTHAASKPIAMIPNCAATRHIHFTLDGSGPAILTPPKLEDYPSVTLSNNSSKRINIDNISKEELASWKTGDTILLSGKILTGRDAAHKRITEMLDKGEQLPVDFNGRFIYYVGPVDPVRDEVVGPAGPTTSTRMDKFTRQMLEATGLIGMIGKSERGQVAIDAIKDNKAVYLIAVGGAAYLVSKAIKSAKVVAFPDLGMEAVYEFEVEDMPVTVAVDSTGDSVHQSAPKIWAQKIALRA
- the accD gene encoding acetyl-CoA carboxylase, carboxyltransferase subunit beta, yielding MSWLSKLLPPKVQVDSTEKANVPEGLWHKCDSCNEILYYTDLEQNLDVCPKCEHHHPLNARNRIAMLLDSDGRIEIAREVLPVDSLKFKDSKAYEERLTAAQAKIGEDDALVVMQGTINNEPAVVAAFEFRFIGGSMGSVVGERFVRGVKAAADNNCAFICVAASGGARMQEGVNSLMQMAKTSAALHLLTQKQLPFISILTDPTMGGVSASFAFLGDVVIAEPGALIGFAGPRVIEQTVREKLPEGFQSAEFLLEKGAIDMVVPRKQLKSQIAKIIQLFLNKGISA
- a CDS encoding 5'-methylthioadenosine/adenosylhomocysteine nucleosidase, coding for MILGIICAMQEELDEITKELALTPVNRIDLCSNSYSVYTSGSHTIVSGVCGIGKVNAAVTTQLMIDKFTPDKIINVGVAGSLSQNLVFGDVVIAEDLVQHDFDITPFGVRLGQIARMDTFSFPTDSSVNKLILDNLALPENKIVLGRIVSGDQFIDDKSKAEFLAKEFDAVACEMEGAAIAHVCYLNKLPVCVIRSLSDMAGQDGEAIHSFNDLKFMAAARAAKVVVNLLEHI
- the asd gene encoding aspartate-semialdehyde dehydrogenase; the protein is MKVGFVGWRGMVGSVLMDRMQKENDFAKIDATFFSTSAAGGLAPDYKQTQKTLKDAYAIDELTRLDCIVTTQGSDYTHDVLPKLRAAGWNGYWIDAASALRMNKDALIILDPINGDNINNALDNGIKNYIGGNCTVSLMLLALDGLFKADLIEWISSMTYQAASGAGANNIRELLLQSGKLYDSVSDIINDKSATILDIASRVNQIINSAGFPKEYFGAPLAGSVIPWIDSAMENGQTKEEWKGAVETNKILGLTPDTVKVEGLCVRVGVLRSHSQALTIKLKRKDLSVEQISEMIASANPWVKVIANNKPDTLAGLTPAAISGTLDIAVGRIKKLKFGDDYIALFTVGDQLLWGAAEPLRRMVNILVSRYA